A portion of the Treponema rectale genome contains these proteins:
- the asnA gene encoding aspartate--ammonia ligase, with amino-acid sequence MSRLYIPENYRPILNVKETEKAIILIKDFFQLSLSTELNLTRVTAPLFVKSGEGINDDLNGVERAVKFPVKDLGDTQMEIVHSLAKWKRLKVTELGLGKGFGIYTDMNAIRADEELDNLHSLYVDQWDWCLHMDDNDRTIMYLKEIVKKVYRCLKQTEFFVYDRYEEIKPILPSEITFVYADDLLKKYPKLSPKERETEECRKYGAIFVIGIGGTLPDGSLHDGRSPDYDDWTTETGDGHKGLNGDLLVWNPVLNEAMELSSMGIRVNPETLRLQLKERNCTDREKFTFHKKLLNGELYQTIGGGIGQSRLCMYFLRKAHIGETQVSTWPQDMVEKCRKASINIL; translated from the coding sequence ATGTCCAGACTTTATATTCCGGAAAACTACAGACCGATTCTCAATGTAAAAGAAACAGAAAAGGCAATTATCCTTATCAAGGATTTCTTTCAGCTTTCTCTTTCTACAGAACTGAACCTTACCCGCGTAACGGCTCCGCTGTTTGTAAAGAGCGGTGAAGGTATAAACGACGACCTTAATGGGGTTGAACGCGCCGTAAAATTTCCGGTAAAAGACCTTGGTGACACTCAGATGGAAATCGTACATTCCCTTGCAAAATGGAAGCGTCTTAAGGTAACGGAACTTGGTCTTGGAAAAGGATTCGGAATCTATACGGACATGAACGCAATCCGTGCCGATGAAGAACTGGACAACCTTCACTCTCTTTACGTAGACCAGTGGGACTGGTGTCTTCACATGGACGACAATGACCGTACAATCATGTACCTTAAAGAAATTGTTAAAAAAGTATACCGCTGTCTCAAGCAGACGGAATTCTTTGTTTACGACCGCTACGAAGAGATAAAGCCGATTCTTCCTTCTGAAATTACATTTGTATATGCAGATGATCTTCTGAAAAAATATCCGAAACTTTCTCCAAAAGAACGTGAAACGGAAGAATGCAGAAAGTATGGTGCGATTTTTGTAATCGGTATAGGTGGAACTCTTCCTGACGGTTCCCTTCATGACGGACGTTCTCCTGACTATGACGACTGGACTACAGAAACCGGAGACGGACACAAGGGACTTAACGGAGACCTTCTTGTATGGAATCCTGTACTCAACGAGGCAATGGAACTTTCTTCCATGGGAATCCGCGTAAATCCTGAGACTCTGAGGCTCCAGCTTAAAGAAAGAAACTGTACCGACAGAGAAAAGTTTACATTCCATAAAAAACTTCTCAACGGCGAACTCTATCAGACAATCGGAGGCGGTATAGGCCAGTCCCGTCTGTGCATGTACTTCCTCAGAAAAGCTCACATAGGAGAGACACAGGTAAGCACGTGGCCTCAGGACATGGTTGAAAAATGCCGCAAAGCTTCCATTAACATTCTCTGA
- the galT gene encoding UDP-glucose--hexose-1-phosphate uridylyltransferase: MSIYENINALTAYGLKTGLIKEDDIIYTQNRLLELFGLDGFENDAQAAAIPDFELGTNACNFEALLKELLDYAVEHNIIEDSIVYRDLFDTKIMGCLVARPSEIRAEFKKHYEASPKEATDWYYKFSQDTDYIRRYRVCKDLKWQSKTEYGDIDITINLSKPEKDPKAIAAALNAKKSGYPACLLCKQNEGYAGRVNHAARQTHRIIPITLNGKEWGLQYSPYVYYNEHCIVFSFEHTPMVISGDTFRCLFDFIKLFPHYTIGSNADLPIVGGSILTHNHFQGGNYEFAMARASVETEFSVKGFDDVKAGIVKWPMSVIRLDSKNPDSIIALAEKILAAWRGYTDKDAFIFAETDGVKHNTITPIARKRGDLFELDLVLRNNITTEEHPLGVFHPHAKLHHIKKENIGLIEVMGLAVLPSRLKGELADLAKAIAEGKDISKDEVLSKHAEWVEEFKKNYSKIDSSNAEKILQDETGKVFAQVLEDAGVYKRTEEGHAAFMKFIQTL; encoded by the coding sequence ATGAGTATCTACGAAAATATAAATGCACTTACAGCTTACGGTCTTAAAACAGGCCTTATAAAGGAAGATGACATTATCTACACTCAGAACCGTCTTCTTGAACTTTTTGGACTTGACGGATTCGAAAATGATGCCCAGGCAGCCGCAATTCCAGATTTTGAACTCGGCACAAATGCCTGCAATTTTGAAGCACTTCTTAAAGAACTTCTTGATTATGCAGTTGAACACAATATTATAGAAGATTCCATCGTATACCGGGATCTTTTTGATACGAAAATAATGGGCTGTCTTGTTGCAAGACCGTCTGAAATTCGTGCTGAATTCAAAAAGCATTATGAGGCTTCTCCAAAGGAAGCTACTGACTGGTACTATAAGTTTTCTCAGGACACAGATTACATCCGCCGTTACAGAGTATGCAAAGACCTTAAATGGCAGTCAAAAACTGAATACGGTGACATTGACATTACAATCAATCTTTCAAAACCTGAAAAAGATCCTAAAGCCATTGCCGCAGCCCTCAATGCAAAGAAATCAGGATATCCGGCATGTCTCCTCTGCAAACAGAACGAAGGTTACGCCGGCCGCGTAAATCATGCAGCACGTCAGACCCACCGTATTATCCCGATTACGCTTAACGGTAAGGAATGGGGTCTGCAGTATTCTCCATATGTATACTACAACGAGCACTGCATCGTATTCAGTTTTGAACACACTCCTATGGTAATTTCAGGAGATACCTTCAGATGTCTCTTTGACTTCATAAAACTCTTCCCCCACTACACCATCGGTTCCAATGCAGATCTTCCGATTGTAGGCGGTTCAATTCTTACCCACAATCACTTCCAGGGCGGCAACTACGAATTTGCAATGGCCCGTGCATCTGTAGAAACAGAATTCTCAGTAAAGGGATTTGATGACGTAAAAGCCGGAATCGTAAAATGGCCTATGAGCGTTATCCGTCTTGATTCAAAAAATCCTGATTCAATCATTGCCCTTGCAGAAAAAATCCTTGCAGCATGGAGAGGCTATACAGACAAAGATGCATTCATTTTTGCAGAAACAGACGGTGTAAAACACAACACTATAACTCCTATTGCAAGAAAGCGCGGAGATCTTTTTGAGCTTGATCTTGTTCTTCGCAACAACATAACTACGGAAGAGCATCCGCTGGGAGTTTTCCATCCTCACGCTAAGCTTCACCATATTAAAAAGGAAAACATCGGTCTTATTGAAGTAATGGGACTTGCGGTACTTCCAAGCCGTCTTAAAGGTGAGCTTGCAGATCTTGCAAAAGCAATTGCAGAAGGTAAAGATATTTCAAAAGATGAAGTTCTTTCAAAGCATGCTGAATGGGTTGAGGAATTTAAGAAGAATTATTCAAAAATCGATTCTTCCAATGCCGAAAAGATTCTCCAGGATGAAACCGGTAAAGTATTTGCCCAGGTTCTTGAAGATGCCGGTGTTTATAAAAGAACAGAAGAAGGCCATGCAGCCTTTATGAAATTTATACAGACCTTATAA
- the thrA gene encoding bifunctional aspartate kinase/homoserine dehydrogenase I, with the protein MLTLKFGGTSMGSARRILDSTDIMVGRAKTDRISVVVSAVAGVSNKLQAAIDGCVAGGVSASYVSELRSIHQDICAQIKSTLADFDTQAVMAKIEENLSELDRLLTGISSFGECPSGVHCRIMGMGELMCAPIVEAVLLAKKQSVILLDSRKFIYTTGDQKEGDPDYSHCADAFADYRDGSAPMAQILLFPGFICSWISGTGAKPVMGLLGRNGSDFSAAIVGSCLGASRVEFWTDVDGIYTADPRIIKDAVLVKDMSYEEAMELSFFGSKVLHPKTLAPLAAKNIEAWSLNSHNPASRGTRIARGPFVDEKSGPVRGISCLKDCAMISVTGAGMKGRKGMASRIFSAVSNAGISVLLITQSSSEYTVSFCIRKAYAQKVQDILKAEFALEISTKLLNPIEVYDNLAIVSIIGDAMKQKRGVAGTFFDSLASRDINIKAIAQGSSERSISAVIKAEDGDMAVRVVHQFFFNTVQSIQVYAFGAGTIGGTMLDQINEQHDALLEQGIDVRVMAIANIDGMIFNADGIELDGWRDKVKADGKKTNLDEILEFVKETKPLNPIFVDCTASYDLPERYIDILKAGMNIATPNKRANSMSMDFYHKLRQTANEMHVRFLYETNVGAGLPIIDTLQNLFKSGDKLTGFNGIMSGSLSYIFGKLDEGKKFSEAVLEAKELRYTEPDPRDDLKGTDVARKALIIAREAGMEIELEDIEMRSIFPEGFSLEGTTEEFLKKLPELDSYFAEKMAALKKENKVLRMGASIKDGKVSVGMLEVGPEDPLFGVRGGENAFVFHTARYTPIPLTVRGYGAGAGVTAAGVFGDILRTVSWNVSSF; encoded by the coding sequence ATGCTTACATTAAAATTTGGCGGAACAAGTATGGGCTCTGCCCGTCGTATTTTGGACAGCACGGATATTATGGTAGGCCGCGCAAAGACTGACCGTATTTCGGTTGTAGTTAGTGCAGTGGCAGGAGTTTCCAATAAACTGCAGGCTGCTATTGACGGGTGTGTTGCAGGTGGAGTATCCGCTTCTTATGTAAGCGAACTCAGGTCCATTCATCAGGACATTTGTGCTCAGATAAAATCGACGCTTGCTGATTTTGATACACAGGCTGTAATGGCAAAAATTGAAGAAAACCTTTCTGAACTGGACAGACTTCTTACTGGTATTTCATCTTTCGGTGAATGTCCTTCAGGAGTTCACTGCCGCATCATGGGTATGGGAGAACTTATGTGTGCTCCTATTGTAGAGGCAGTGCTTCTTGCAAAAAAACAGAGCGTTATTCTTCTTGATTCAAGAAAATTTATTTATACGACAGGTGATCAGAAAGAAGGTGATCCTGATTATTCTCACTGTGCTGATGCATTTGCAGATTATCGTGACGGTTCTGCACCTATGGCACAGATCCTTCTTTTCCCTGGCTTTATCTGTTCATGGATCAGCGGAACCGGTGCTAAACCTGTAATGGGACTTTTAGGACGTAATGGTTCTGATTTCTCTGCGGCAATCGTCGGTTCATGTCTTGGAGCTTCTAGAGTTGAATTCTGGACGGACGTTGACGGAATCTATACTGCAGATCCGCGCATCATAAAGGATGCTGTTCTTGTAAAGGACATGAGCTATGAAGAAGCAATGGAACTTTCTTTCTTCGGTTCAAAGGTTCTTCATCCTAAGACTCTTGCTCCGCTGGCTGCAAAGAATATCGAGGCATGGAGTTTGAATTCCCATAATCCTGCTTCAAGAGGAACCCGTATTGCCCGCGGTCCGTTTGTTGATGAAAAGTCAGGACCTGTCCGCGGCATAAGCTGTCTTAAGGACTGTGCAATGATTTCTGTTACCGGTGCCGGAATGAAAGGCCGTAAGGGTATGGCTTCACGCATTTTCTCTGCCGTAAGCAATGCAGGAATTTCTGTTCTCCTTATTACTCAGTCTTCTTCTGAATATACTGTATCTTTCTGTATCCGCAAGGCATACGCTCAGAAAGTTCAGGATATCCTTAAGGCTGAATTTGCCCTTGAGATAAGTACAAAACTGCTTAATCCTATAGAGGTGTACGATAATCTTGCCATTGTTTCCATTATTGGTGATGCAATGAAGCAGAAACGCGGTGTTGCAGGAACTTTCTTTGATTCTCTTGCAAGCCGTGACATTAACATCAAGGCTATTGCCCAGGGATCTTCAGAACGTTCAATTTCTGCCGTAATTAAAGCTGAAGACGGTGACATGGCTGTACGTGTCGTTCATCAGTTCTTCTTTAATACGGTTCAGTCAATTCAGGTTTATGCATTCGGTGCAGGAACTATCGGCGGAACAATGCTTGATCAGATTAATGAGCAGCATGATGCCCTTCTTGAACAGGGAATTGATGTCCGCGTAATGGCAATTGCAAATATTGACGGAATGATTTTCAACGCTGACGGAATTGAACTTGACGGCTGGCGTGACAAGGTAAAGGCTGACGGTAAAAAGACAAACCTTGATGAGATTCTTGAATTCGTAAAGGAGACTAAGCCTCTTAATCCTATTTTTGTTGACTGTACGGCAAGCTATGATCTTCCGGAGCGTTATATCGATATTCTTAAGGCAGGAATGAATATTGCTACACCTAATAAGCGTGCAAATTCAATGAGCATGGATTTTTATCATAAACTCCGTCAGACTGCCAACGAAATGCATGTACGCTTCCTTTACGAAACTAACGTTGGTGCAGGACTTCCGATTATTGATACTCTCCAGAACCTCTTTAAGTCAGGAGATAAACTTACCGGCTTTAACGGAATCATGTCAGGTTCCCTTTCTTATATTTTCGGTAAACTCGATGAAGGTAAAAAATTCAGCGAGGCAGTTCTTGAGGCAAAAGAACTCCGCTATACGGAACCGGATCCTCGTGATGATCTTAAGGGAACTGATGTTGCCCGCAAGGCTCTTATTATTGCCCGTGAAGCAGGAATGGAAATTGAACTTGAAGATATTGAAATGCGTTCTATTTTCCCTGAAGGCTTCTCTCTTGAAGGAACTACTGAGGAATTCCTTAAGAAACTTCCAGAACTTGATTCATATTTTGCAGAAAAAATGGCAGCACTTAAAAAAGAGAATAAAGTTCTCCGCATGGGTGCTTCAATTAAGGACGGAAAGGTTTCTGTCGGCATGCTTGAAGTAGGTCCTGAAGATCCTCTGTTTGGGGTTCGCGGTGGAGAGAATGCATTTGTATTCCATACAGCCCGCTATACTCCTATTCCTCTTACAGTCCGTGGTTACGGGGCTGGAGCAGGTGTTACGGCAGCTGGTGTTTTCGGCGACATTCTTCGTACTGTCAGCTGGAATGTTTCAAGTTTTTAA
- a CDS encoding glycoside hydrolase family 27 protein, translating into MYSKNDVAKRPPMGWNSYDYYNTMVTEEDVKRNADFMAEHLKMYGWEYVVVDIQWSDPAAGSLCPQVQYVPFTRLCTDEYSRQIPDPVRFPSSKDGKGFAPLAEYCHKKGLKFGIHIMRGIPRQCCHDHAKILGTDVTADQIANPFSVCKWNGDMYGIDCTKKDAHKYYDSVFALYAQWGVDFVKVDDICNTNFYKENPYSAEKEIEMIAAAIEKSGRPMVLSLSPGPAVIEKAWHMEKYANMWRITDDFWDDWRLLKAMFERCEVWQKHVGNGNWPDCDMIPVGKLGYGWNKVSRKTNFTPDEEITMFTLWSIFRSPLILGTELPELDERTLSIIQNEEVLALNASSHGACQVMRNERQTVWASCGEGCPAKGMDVFIALFNLSDEDGEVAVNLSDVPYLNGSGTYRVRDLWNRRDMFPVEGDAELSLSVNKHGAVLLKLSRK; encoded by the coding sequence ATGTACAGTAAAAATGATGTGGCGAAGCGTCCGCCTATGGGCTGGAACAGTTATGATTACTACAATACCATGGTTACGGAAGAGGATGTAAAGCGGAATGCAGATTTTATGGCTGAGCATCTGAAAATGTACGGCTGGGAATATGTAGTCGTAGACATTCAGTGGTCTGATCCTGCAGCAGGCAGTTTGTGTCCTCAGGTTCAGTACGTTCCTTTTACAAGACTTTGTACTGATGAATATTCACGGCAGATTCCTGATCCGGTCCGGTTTCCTTCAAGTAAAGACGGAAAGGGGTTTGCTCCTCTTGCTGAATACTGTCATAAAAAAGGTTTAAAGTTCGGAATTCACATAATGAGGGGAATTCCCCGTCAGTGCTGTCATGACCATGCTAAAATACTTGGCACTGATGTAACTGCAGACCAGATTGCAAATCCGTTCAGTGTGTGTAAATGGAACGGGGATATGTACGGCATCGACTGTACAAAAAAAGACGCCCATAAGTATTATGATTCAGTTTTTGCCCTCTATGCCCAGTGGGGAGTAGATTTTGTAAAGGTTGATGATATCTGCAATACAAATTTTTATAAGGAAAATCCTTATTCTGCGGAAAAAGAAATAGAGATGATAGCAGCTGCTATAGAAAAAAGCGGAAGGCCTATGGTTCTTTCTTTAAGTCCGGGGCCTGCAGTAATCGAAAAAGCCTGGCATATGGAAAAGTATGCAAATATGTGGCGTATTACGGATGATTTCTGGGATGACTGGCGGCTTCTCAAGGCAATGTTTGAGCGTTGTGAGGTATGGCAGAAACATGTAGGGAACGGTAACTGGCCGGACTGTGACATGATTCCCGTGGGAAAGCTGGGGTACGGATGGAATAAGGTTTCAAGAAAAACAAACTTTACTCCTGATGAAGAAATTACGATGTTTACTCTCTGGAGTATATTCAGAAGTCCCCTTATTCTTGGAACTGAACTTCCGGAACTTGATGAGCGTACTCTGTCTATAATTCAGAACGAAGAGGTACTTGCCCTGAATGCTTCTTCCCATGGAGCCTGTCAGGTTATGAGGAATGAAAGGCAGACGGTCTGGGCAAGCTGCGGAGAAGGATGCCCTGCAAAAGGCATGGACGTATTCATAGCCCTCTTTAACCTTAGTGATGAGGACGGGGAAGTGGCTGTAAATCTTTCTGACGTTCCTTATCTTAACGGCAGCGGAACTTACCGTGTGCGGGATTTATGGAACCGGAGAGATATGTTCCCGGTTGAAGGAGACGCAGAACTTTCCCTTTCAGTTAATAAACATGGTGCCGTGCTTCTGAAACTGTCAAGAAAGTAA
- a CDS encoding DNA/RNA non-specific endonuclease yields MSASRKKIILIVVIELILICLLLYRNSRKSQAQTPVPEVSDLELPLCEAVINGGNCPDHEIHSYAGFRLCYRESYEVAEWVSYTVTKDELVKESGRTNDFREDESISTGSASPADYYRSGYDRGHLAPAADMAWSRESMSESFYMSNMTPQTPAFNRKIWMYLESQVRIWAERYGEVTVVTGPVLDKKASEYKTIGENEVCVPEWFYKVLLVKTEEGNVETVGFLIPNEGWTGTFWDYAVTVDEVETRTSLDFFSVLDDEIENQAEGTFNLNCWK; encoded by the coding sequence ATGAGTGCTTCGAGAAAAAAAATTATTCTTATTGTTGTAATAGAACTGATACTTATATGTCTCCTGCTGTATAGAAATTCCAGAAAGTCCCAGGCTCAGACTCCTGTGCCGGAAGTAAGTGACCTTGAACTGCCTTTATGTGAGGCAGTTATAAACGGAGGTAACTGTCCGGATCACGAAATTCATTCTTATGCAGGTTTCAGGCTTTGTTACAGAGAAAGCTATGAAGTGGCAGAATGGGTAAGTTATACAGTTACTAAGGATGAACTTGTAAAGGAAAGCGGAAGGACTAATGATTTCAGGGAAGATGAAAGCATTTCTACCGGTTCAGCTTCTCCTGCCGACTATTACCGTTCCGGATATGACAGGGGGCATCTTGCTCCTGCAGCTGATATGGCCTGGAGCAGGGAATCCATGAGCGAAAGCTTTTATATGAGCAATATGACGCCCCAGACACCGGCTTTTAACCGCAAAATATGGATGTATCTTGAAAGTCAGGTAAGAATCTGGGCTGAACGTTACGGAGAAGTTACTGTTGTTACGGGACCGGTTCTTGATAAGAAGGCTTCTGAATACAAGACAATAGGTGAAAATGAAGTATGCGTTCCGGAATGGTTTTATAAGGTTCTTCTTGTAAAGACTGAGGAAGGAAACGTAGAGACTGTCGGATTCCTTATACCGAATGAAGGGTGGACGGGTACATTCTGGGATTATGCTGTTACTGTAGATGAAGTTGAAACCCGTACCTCCCTGGATTTCTTTTCTGTTCTGGATGATGAAATTGAAAATCAGGCAGAAGGTACGTTTAATCTGAACTGCTGGAAATAG
- a CDS encoding metal ABC transporter substrate-binding protein, translating to MKRIFFTFCALITASLLMFTGCSKKKADGNFKITATFYPLYIMLLNITENAQDVSVQMLAPADTGCLHDYSITTKDMKLITKSDIIIANGAGMEDFIDKALELSKGSIITAAEGYPLIEDNAHIWVSPKGAAFEVNRIAEGLAEADAKNADVYRENARIYIEKINSLSEKMEKELSPFAGTAIITFHEAFPYFASNFGLNLTAVIEREPGTEPTQKELSDLMKLIRIKKAENQKIALFAEPQYSSSAAQIIAKETGLKVYQLDPCVTGKLEKDAYLNAMEHNLQTLKTALSD from the coding sequence ATGAAAAGAATTTTTTTCACATTTTGTGCCTTGATTACTGCATCACTCCTTATGTTTACAGGATGCAGCAAAAAAAAAGCCGACGGAAATTTTAAAATAACCGCTACTTTCTATCCCCTGTACATAATGCTGCTGAATATAACTGAAAATGCACAGGACGTTTCCGTACAGATGCTTGCACCTGCAGATACAGGCTGTCTTCATGATTATTCAATCACGACAAAAGACATGAAGCTTATAACTAAATCCGACATAATCATTGCAAATGGCGCCGGAATGGAAGATTTTATCGATAAAGCCCTGGAACTTTCAAAAGGCAGCATTATAACCGCCGCAGAAGGCTATCCCCTTATAGAGGACAATGCACACATATGGGTAAGTCCGAAAGGAGCAGCTTTTGAAGTAAACCGGATTGCAGAAGGACTTGCTGAAGCAGATGCTAAGAATGCAGATGTTTACAGGGAAAATGCACGCATATATATAGAAAAGATTAACTCTCTTTCTGAAAAGATGGAAAAAGAACTGTCCCCTTTTGCAGGAACGGCAATCATCACCTTCCATGAAGCCTTTCCATATTTTGCCTCAAACTTCGGTCTGAATCTTACCGCAGTAATAGAAAGGGAACCTGGAACCGAACCTACCCAAAAAGAACTTTCAGATCTCATGAAACTGATAAGAATAAAAAAAGCTGAAAATCAAAAGATAGCACTTTTTGCTGAACCGCAGTATTCCTCTTCAGCTGCACAGATTATTGCAAAAGAAACGGGGCTTAAAGTTTATCAGCTGGACCCATGCGTAACAGGAAAACTTGAAAAAGATGCATACCTGAATGCAATGGAACACAACCTCCAGACCTTAAAAACAGCCCTTTCTGATTAA
- a CDS encoding iron-containing alcohol dehydrogenase, giving the protein MANRMILNETSWFGSGSIKKLPEELKKRGIERVLVVTDAGLVKAKIAAKITSLLVSNRIVYQIFDKVKSNPTIQNVKSAVETASQFRADAIVAVGGGSVIDTAKAVSIICTNLEFSDVRKLEGASKTAKKGLPLFAVTTTSGTAAEVTINYVITDETRQRKFVCIDPHDIPVVAIVDPDLSSKMPAKLCASCGMDALVHAIEGYLTKDAWQMTDMYCLEAIRIISANIKDAVKGKAAAREQMAYGQYIAGMGFSNCGLGLVHAMAHPLSAVFDVPHGEACAILLSPVLKFNAASSGTKYKDIALAMGAKVGAKATAATYRKTCMNAVDKLLKECGIPKKIDSLGDQTIDYDFLAESALKDACIAGNPKEITRKKVIEIYKSILK; this is encoded by the coding sequence ATGGCAAATCGCATGATTTTAAATGAAACTTCCTGGTTCGGTAGCGGATCGATAAAAAAACTTCCTGAAGAACTTAAAAAACGCGGAATAGAGCGTGTTCTTGTTGTTACAGACGCTGGTCTTGTAAAGGCAAAAATTGCTGCAAAAATAACTTCCCTGCTTGTTTCAAACCGAATTGTCTATCAGATATTTGATAAAGTTAAATCAAATCCTACAATTCAGAACGTAAAGTCTGCCGTAGAGACTGCTTCCCAGTTCCGTGCAGATGCGATTGTGGCTGTAGGCGGCGGTTCTGTAATTGATACTGCAAAAGCTGTTTCTATAATATGTACAAATCTGGAGTTTTCTGATGTAAGGAAACTTGAAGGTGCATCAAAAACTGCAAAAAAAGGTCTTCCTCTGTTTGCTGTGACTACAACCAGCGGTACGGCTGCAGAAGTTACCATAAATTACGTAATTACAGATGAGACCCGTCAGCGTAAATTCGTATGCATTGACCCTCATGATATACCTGTGGTTGCTATTGTAGATCCGGATCTTTCTTCAAAAATGCCGGCTAAACTCTGTGCTTCCTGCGGTATGGACGCTCTGGTTCATGCTATTGAAGGATATCTTACAAAAGATGCATGGCAGATGACAGACATGTACTGTCTTGAGGCAATAAGAATCATAAGTGCAAATATAAAGGATGCTGTAAAGGGAAAGGCTGCTGCCCGTGAACAGATGGCATACGGTCAGTATATTGCCGGAATGGGATTTTCTAATTGCGGACTTGGTCTTGTTCATGCAATGGCTCATCCTTTGAGCGCCGTGTTTGATGTTCCTCATGGAGAAGCCTGTGCAATTCTTCTTTCTCCTGTCCTTAAGTTTAATGCTGCTTCCAGCGGAACTAAATATAAGGATATAGCCCTTGCCATGGGTGCTAAAGTCGGTGCGAAGGCAACTGCAGCGACCTACAGAAAAACCTGTATGAACGCCGTAGACAAGCTTTTAAAAGAGTGCGGAATTCCAAAGAAGATAGATTCTCTTGGAGATCAGACGATTGATTATGATTTTCTTGCGGAAAGTGCTTTAAAAGATGCCTGCATTGCCGGAAATCCAAAAGAAATTACCAGGAAAAAGGTTATTGAGATTTATAAAAGTATTCTGAAATAA